The window TCGAAACAGGGCTCCATCAGGGAGATTTCGGGCCGAAGGGATCGAACCGTCGTCGCCTCTCGGAGAAGCGACTCGAAACGGTTCACCGGCCGGTACGGGAAATCGGGATCGGCGACGGTGACGGTCAGCGCTGCCCACGTTTCGATTGGGAACGCGCTCAGCTCGTCGGGGAGCCAGTGCCAGATGTGTCGTATTTTCCGCTCGGTTTCGATCCGCTCGATCAGACTCTCCACCCCAAACGCGACCTCCTCCCCCAGCCGTGTTGCCACGTACTGGTAGCCGTCTTTGCGGATCCAGATCCGGTCTTCGAACTCGTCCAGTGTCCGCCGCATCGTCGACGAGGAAACGCCGGTCAACTCACAGAGTTCAGAGCGACTCCGGGGACGCTCTGTCAGCGCGACGAGTGCTGGGACGCGGTGTTCGGATCGTGCGAGATAGGCTATATCGCCGATCGGCGAATCGGGAGTGTGGTGTGCCACGTTACCAATGACCATACACTGTGTATGTGACGAACGATCAAAACAATTTGTTCATATTTCGAGACGATTTAGGAGGAATCAGTCGGATTGGCCCACGAAAATGACGCAGACGGGGCCTCAGCCTTCATATCCGATCCTTGGGCCGACGTGACTGCCTCTCGATCACTTTCAAAGATCCGAGGCTAGATCCAACGGGCCACCTGGCCCGTGGCCGGTGACCTCGAGCGAGCCAAGTCGGCGGAACCCGAATACGTTCGTCACGCCACGAGCAAACAGATTCGCTGACGCGCCGTTTCAATCGTCGACCGCTGGCGCTTCCGGCGCGTTCACGTCTGGGGTGATGAACGCGTACTCGGTGAGCATCCGGCCCAGTTTCTCGACGCGCTCCTCGAGCTTCGGCTCGATGAACGCTCGTCCGTCGATCGCGTCGGGGTCAGCTTCGAACTTGTTCGACGCGTTCCGAAGGCCGACCTGGTGGGGGAGCACCCAGCCGTGGACGCCGCGGACGGTGATCCGGAGGTGATCGAGCGTCGAGCCGTAACTGCCGCCGCCGGCGGTCGCGAGCAGACCAACGGTGGTGTCCTCGTACTCGTCCCAGCCGCAGTAGTCGTGGAAGTTCTTCAGCGCCCCCGAGTAGGATCCGTGGTAGACGGGGGTGCCCAGAGCGACGGCGTCGGCGTCGCGGACGATTCGCTTGGCGGCTTCGCTGTCACCCTGTCCCTCGATATCGGGGTCGTAGACGGGTAGATCATATTCGCGGAGGTCGAGGAGGGTCGTCTCCGCGCCAGCCTCAGCGGCTGCATGGAGGACGTATTTCAGCGCCGTTCGGGTGTAGCTCTCCTCGCGAATGCTTCCCGAGACGGCGACGACGTGGGGGGCTGCTGGCATACGTCGTTCTATCGTTTCGATTCGTAAAACCATCTCGGTAATCGGCACGTGTGTCGCTGTCCAGCCACGTCGGTCGGGCATATGCACTCGAGCCCGTTCCATCGGGGTTTCACGCTCCACGACCTGCAGCCAGGCGGCGGTTTTTTCGCGACAGGCAACGACGACCGCGTATGGATCGGGAGACGCCGGATTCTGAAACGGACGACGATATGTCGGCGATCAGTTTCGGGACGGATGGGTGGCGGGCCCAACTCGAGGTCTTCACCACGCCTCGGGTTCGGATGGTAGCGCAGGCGATTGCGACGACCCTGCGTGCGGACGGCCAGTCAACCCCGGTCGTCGTCGGCTACGACGTACGGGAGACGTCTCGGGGGTTCGCCGAGGAGGTGACGCGTGTGCTGTGTGCCAACGGCTACGACGTCCTCCTGAGCGAGCGCGACCGACCGACGCCGCTGTGTGCCCACGCTGTCGTCGACCGAGGATTCTCGGGTGCGGTCGTAATCACGGCTTCGCACAACCCGCCGTCGTACAACGGCATCAAGTTCATTCCAGAGGACGGCGCGCCCGCCCTGCCGTCCGTGATGGACGCCATCGCCGATAACCTCGCCGAACCACAGCCCAGTCCCCAGGACGAGCACGGAACCGTTCGGGAAGTCGACCTAGTGGACGCCCACGCAGAGGCCTGTCTCGAGCTGATGGGATCGATCGTCGACACCGACACCGACACCGACTTCGATGTCGACACCCCATCGAACCCGCTCGAGGGGGTCACGGTCGCCTACGACGCCATGCACGGCAGCGGCCGGGGGACGACTGACGCGCTGCTCGAGCGAGCGGGAGCTCAGGTCACTCGTCTTCGTTGTGAACGCGACCCCGAGTTTGGGGGTGGTGCACCCGAACCCGCCTCGGAGAACCTCGAGGCACTGATCGAGGCCGTCACCGAGGGTGAGGCGGATCTGGGAGTCGCGAACGACGGCGACGCCGACCGGGTCGCTATCGTCACGTCCGAACGAGGGTATCTGGACGAGAACCTCTTCTTCGCCGCGCTCTACGACTTCCTGCTCGAGGCCGATTCCGGCCCGGCGATCCGGACGGTGTCGACGACGTACCTGATCGACCGCGTCGGGGAGGCCCACGGTGAGTCCGTCCACGAGGTGCCCGTCGGCTTCAAGTGGGTCGCCGAGGCGATGGCCGAGCACGCCGCCCTCGTCGGCGGGGAAGAGTCCGGCGGGTTCACCGTCCGCGGCCACGTCCGCGAGAAAGATGGCGTCCTGATGGGGCTCCTCGCGACAGTCATGCATGCCGCAGAACCGATCGACGAGCGCGTCGACCGTCTGCTCGAGGATCACGGCGAAGTCGTCCAGGGGAAGATCAGCGTTCCCTGCCCGGACGACGAGAAGGCGGCGGTGCTCGCCGCGCTCGAGGACGAAATTCCTGAGACGGTCGCGGGGACGTCGGTCGCCGGCGTCAACACCGCGGACGGGTTCAAGCTGGCGCTCGAGGACGGCTCCTGGCTGTTGATCCGCCCGAGCGGGACGGAACCCGTCCTCAGGGTGTACGCCGAAGCCGAGAACGAAGCGCGCGTGGATACCCTGTGTGACGCGGGCGAGGCGTTGCTCGAGCCGTCGACGTGAGCGTCGCTGAACGGGACGGTTCGTCGTACTGTAGGCACGACACGGTGGGTTCGAAGGGACGATACGTGCTGCCGTTCGAACGACCGGGCCGGGGGTGTTAGGGGGTCGTTACCCACCATCGGCAGGCCAAGGTTTTTGCAAACAGTCGGTGGCGATAGCCCATGGCGGATACGACCACCTACAACGACACGCTGACGAGGGACGAAACGGCCGACCTGCTCCAGGAACTCGCCCGCGAACTGCGCGGTACCGGTGCTTCGAGGGTCACCGTCGGCAACAAGACCGTGACGCTTGAGCCCGCCGACGAAATCGACTACGACCTCGAGGTCGAGGAACGATCGCCGATGCTCGGTGGCAAACACGAGGAAATCTCGATCTCGATCGAGTGGGCTGTCAAAAAGGAGCCACAGGAGTAGCGAGGAAGCCGCTTGGGCTACCTGTCACTTCGGGGCAGTTCTGGCCTCCGTTTGCTCCAACCACCTCTACTCCACTGACTGCAACTACTCCACTGACCACCACCAGTTACACAACAACCTCGAGCGGATCTCTGGCTCAGTGCTCCCGATCCTTTGGCTCGAGGTTGCCATTTCCGGGTCGCTACCTTTCCCCGAAGGGGTCGTCGTTCACGTATGGGACGAGGCGATACTGACGAGGCGGCGTTCATGGAATTGTCGTCGGATAGTTGGCACCAGGTCGACGAGGGAGGATACGCGATCGACTGCCCCGAGTGTGGATCGAAGGCGTCGCTCATGGGCGTCGTCGAACACGGTCGGTGCAACGGCTTTCTCGACCGCCAGGAGGAGGGAGAGGACGCCGGCACGGACTGTACGGCCAAACTCTGGTTCGAACTGGGGTACAAGTCCGAGCCAGCGGAGTCGGACGCCGGCGAGGGGGGCAGGACGGCGGCCGGCTCGAGCGACGAAGGCGATGACGACATCGATGACAAACACGACAAGCCACCGGGTACCGATGGCACGGTCGACGCCGACTCGCAGTAGCCTGCTGGTGTGGCGACTCACTCGCCGCGAGCTAATCGGGTGCCGATCCGTTCGGGCAACCCAGCCTCTGTGACCGCCGCCTGCACGCGGTCGACGTCGTAGTCGACGCGATGGGTCTCGACCGTGAGCGTCTCGAGATCCAGGATTGCGTAGGCCGCTCGCGGATCGCCATCGCGGGGTTGCCCGACGCTACCGGGATTGACCACTATCCCCTCGGCGTAACGCTCGACGTGCTGGATGTGGGTGTGGCCGAGGACGAGGACGTCCTCGTCCTCGAGCAACCGTGGCGAGAAGTCCCGCGGGTAGGTGTAGCGATCGGGATCGGCTGGATGGCCGTGTATAAGCTTTAGTCGCCCGTCGAACTCGAGACGCTCTGTGGGTAACGAAGTCAGCCAATCCCGCTGAGGCTCGGTCACCTGCTCACTGGCGAGTTCGACTCCCGCGGCGGCCATCTCGTTGAATCGGAAGGTCGTTTCCTGGACGACCGCCCGGTCGTGATTGCCCATCACGGTCGGTACCTCGAGGTCGCGGAGCCTGTCGATACAGTCGGCGGGCCAGGGATTGTAGCCGACGACGTCACCCGCACAGACGATTGCGTCCACGGCCGATCGCTCGAGTTCCTCGAGCACGGCCTCGAGCGCCGGGAGATTGCTGTGGACGTCCGAGATGATGCCGACGTGCATGGCTCACAGTGAAGCCGTCGAGGGTCATGTATGTGGGGGATGAGGGTACCGGCCGTGTTCAGACTACCGCGAGTATGCGGAACGCGGTTCGAACCGGTTTCAGGCCAGTCAGCGTGTACGCTGAACGCCGTCGAGGGCACCCTGCCTTTGCGGTAGGGCCATCCAGCCACGGAGCACACAGTCCGTGGTCGCTTCCACACGCGACATCGCTCCTACAGACGACGACACACCGCGTTGGACATCGACAGTGTTGTGCACCGACTCGACTCGAGGCTGGACGCTCACCTGGCGAATTTCGAAACCGAACCGG of the Natronosalvus vescus genome contains:
- a CDS encoding helix-turn-helix transcriptional regulator, which codes for MVIGNVAHHTPDSPIGDIAYLARSEHRVPALVALTERPRSRSELCELTGVSSSTMRRTLDEFEDRIWIRKDGYQYVATRLGEEVAFGVESLIERIETERKIRHIWHWLPDELSAFPIETWAALTVTVADPDFPYRPVNRFESLLREATTVRSLRPEISLMEPCFDVLRRLVDDGVDITLIDRPTCHTYFFSRYPEHSPEMVERDNFTVLAHDDLPPYGIGLLDTHATISCFEPGSGTVQALIDTDAPAVLEWAESLYERYEAEGRPVEARRIVE
- a CDS encoding NADPH-dependent FMN reductase, whose protein sequence is MPAAPHVVAVSGSIREESYTRTALKYVLHAAAEAGAETTLLDLREYDLPVYDPDIEGQGDSEAAKRIVRDADAVALGTPVYHGSYSGALKNFHDYCGWDEYEDTTVGLLATAGGGSYGSTLDHLRITVRGVHGWVLPHQVGLRNASNKFEADPDAIDGRAFIEPKLEERVEKLGRMLTEYAFITPDVNAPEAPAVDD
- a CDS encoding phosphoglucomutase/phosphomannomutase family protein gives rise to the protein MSAISFGTDGWRAQLEVFTTPRVRMVAQAIATTLRADGQSTPVVVGYDVRETSRGFAEEVTRVLCANGYDVLLSERDRPTPLCAHAVVDRGFSGAVVITASHNPPSYNGIKFIPEDGAPALPSVMDAIADNLAEPQPSPQDEHGTVREVDLVDAHAEACLELMGSIVDTDTDTDFDVDTPSNPLEGVTVAYDAMHGSGRGTTDALLERAGAQVTRLRCERDPEFGGGAPEPASENLEALIEAVTEGEADLGVANDGDADRVAIVTSERGYLDENLFFAALYDFLLEADSGPAIRTVSTTYLIDRVGEAHGESVHEVPVGFKWVAEAMAEHAALVGGEESGGFTVRGHVREKDGVLMGLLATVMHAAEPIDERVDRLLEDHGEVVQGKISVPCPDDEKAAVLAALEDEIPETVAGTSVAGVNTADGFKLALEDGSWLLIRPSGTEPVLRVYAEAENEARVDTLCDAGEALLEPST
- a CDS encoding amphi-Trp domain-containing protein, translating into MADTTTYNDTLTRDETADLLQELARELRGTGASRVTVGNKTVTLEPADEIDYDLEVEERSPMLGGKHEEISISIEWAVKKEPQE
- a CDS encoding metallophosphoesterase family protein — its product is MHVGIISDVHSNLPALEAVLEELERSAVDAIVCAGDVVGYNPWPADCIDRLRDLEVPTVMGNHDRAVVQETTFRFNEMAAAGVELASEQVTEPQRDWLTSLPTERLEFDGRLKLIHGHPADPDRYTYPRDFSPRLLEDEDVLVLGHTHIQHVERYAEGIVVNPGSVGQPRDGDPRAAYAILDLETLTVETHRVDYDVDRVQAAVTEAGLPERIGTRLARGE